The following are encoded together in the Vigna angularis cultivar LongXiaoDou No.4 chromosome 9, ASM1680809v1, whole genome shotgun sequence genome:
- the LOC108337237 gene encoding gibberellin 20 oxidase 2: MLIPHPSMLVAPQSNDIEVQQVNLDAPLQNHSNIPSEFVWPDDEKPCLQPPALKIPPIDMKAFLSRDPEAVANICAEVSEACKKHGFFLVVNHGVDKKLIEKAHKLIDAFFCMELPEKQRLQRKLGEHCGFANSFIGRFSSKLPWKETLSFHYSNDKSTRTVEDYFLSSMGEDFREFGSVFQEYCEVMSNLSLEITELLGMSLGVSRECFRDFFEDNESVMRLNYYPSCQKPEVALGTGPHCDPTSLTVLHQDQVEGLQVFVDGRWYSVAPKEDAFVVNIGDTFMALTNGIFKSCLHRAIVNNQIVRKSLAFFLCPHKDKVVTPPKELITNENPKKYPDFTWPTLLEFTQLHYRSDVETLDAFSRWLLEKNK; the protein is encoded by the exons ATGTTGATCCCTCATCCATCAATGCTAGTTGCACCACAAAGCAACGACATTGAAGTTCAACAAGTGAACTTGGATGCACCTCTGCAAAACCACTCCAACATACCCTCTGAGTTTGTGTGGCCTGACGATGAGAAACCGTGTCTTCAGCCACCAGCACTCAAGATTCCACCCATTGACATGAAGGCCTTTCTCTCCAGAGATCCAGAGGCTGTGGCAAACATTTGTGCAGAAGTCAGTGAGGCATGCAAGAAGCATGGCTTCTTTCTTGTTGTCAACCATGGAGTTGACAAGAAGCTCATAGAGAAAGCTCACAAGCTCATAGACGCTTTCTTCTGCATGGAGCTTCCAGAGAAGCAGAGGCTTCAGAGAAAGTTAGGAGAACACTGTGGCTTTGCTAATAGCTTTATAGGAAGGTTCTCCTCCAAACTTCCTTGGAAGGAAACACTTTCTTTCCATTACTCTAATGATAAATCCACCAGAACTGTTGAGGACTATTTTCTATCTTCCATGGGAGAAGATTTCAGAGAGTTTGG GAGTGTATTTCAAGAGTACTGTGAAGTGATGAGCAATCTGTCTCTTGAGATCACGGAGCTTCTGGGAATGAGCCTCGGAGTAAGCAGAGAATGTTTCAGAGATTTCTTCGAAGACAACGAGTCTGTTATGAGGTTGAACTACTACCCATCATGCCAAAAACCTGAGGTAGCTTTAGGAACTGGACCTCATTGTGACCCCACTTCCCTAACAGTTCTCCACCAAGATCAAGTCGAGGGCCTCCAAGTCTTTGTCGACGGAAGATGGTACTCTGTCGCCCCAAAAGAAGATGCGTTCGTTGTCAACATTGGCGACACATTTATG GCTCTTACCAATGGGATATTCAAGAGTTGCTTGCATAGAGCTATTGTGAACAACCAGATTGTGAGAAAATCTCTTGCTTTCTTCCTTTGTCCACATAAAGACAAAGTGGTGACTCCTCCAAAGGAACTGATCACTAACGAGAATCCAAAGAAATATCCAGATTTCACATGGCCAACTCTTCTTGAATTCACACAGTTACATTACAGGTCTGACGTGGAAACACTTGATGCCTTCTCGAGATGGTTACTAGAGAAAAACAAGTGA